The sequence below is a genomic window from Anaerolineales bacterium.
TACACTTTCGTGATGAATTAAACGAGCGAAGGGCGTATACATGACCCGGTAACTATACTGTACGATACGAAGACATAAGTCAACGTCCCCGAAGGCCAATTGATAAGCTTCATTGTACCCGCCGACGTCGTCATAAACAGCCCGCGGCACCATCATGCAGGCGCCCGTAACAGCAAGATAATTCCGATACCACTCTGTCGAGCCAAATAACCCCTCTTCCCCTTCCCGCAAGCC
It includes:
- a CDS encoding O-antigen biosynthesis protein → GLREGEEGLFGSTEWYRNYLAVTGACMMVPRAVYDDVGGYNEAYQLAFGDVDLCLRIVQYSYRVMYTPFARLIHHESVSRGRYIPTNDLIEGYADFKAQITAGDPYFNPNLSYRHPTPEFRKKTEGRIELLRRIIARRLAVE